The following nucleotide sequence is from Macrobrachium rosenbergii isolate ZJJX-2024 unplaced genomic scaffold, ASM4041242v1 13869, whole genome shotgun sequence.
ttcactggtggttaataaatgaaacactgtttttaaacattttaatacaaaaatttattgttaaattcaaaatttataattagaaatcacaatctgaaaatttattattacttgaaaacaacacaagatttaattgattcttgaattaaatcattaaacaaaactaaatcataaaaactttaatttatcaagaaattaaattaataaaacaaaatttaaactatctagaattactcaagatttgaaaagaaaaccttaataaatgagaattaaattaagtatgcaatgtcaagtatgcaatgttaaatattattaagaaatatttaaaatgctaagtaaataaatgttaaatcaccgacaaaaatcaagaaattgcaaacacaagaaaacacaaaaatacaccaaaggtttatcaataataatttcattaaggcaCAAATTTCCTattacaccttattataccatggtaataataggtaaaattcacttttctttacacaagcttgtgaaaacctttatAAAATCTGGCAGGTGCTTGTAATTAACAAAACACACTCTTTTACCAGGCACCATTACtgctaaataattttactaaattcagatctcaaaagctaatactaacaccagtgaccacaaatattttacgttaataattactctctttttaagaatgagagagagaggaaaccaaactgaacggtctctgaaataagaatgaatatgaattaatctgAGGATTCTAGTATGAAATTCAAGtcatatgacatcattaaggcattttggggacgAGATAAGAAAGCAACACGTTTTGAGCACAATCGGGACAATGCATGACATAATCGATCATGAGCTCTTACTCTTATAATTGCATATGTGATCAAAGCCATGAAATCttaaacatgatcaaacagatggcaattgttattcctgacctgtcaTCGCAGGAAAACCCAACGCAACGCGctcctcttatctgaactgatgacagatgaagTGCAACAAACCCCTCGATAGGACACAcgtgttcttttgagatctggcaCTACATACAAtgtttcaacaatcattatcattacacataatacatgataaatgaaagagtaaatattacatattacaaggccacatcatgagaatacacacacacacacacacatatatacacatatatatatatatatatatatatatatatatatatatatatatatatatatatatatatatatatatatatatatgtgtgtatatatgtatatatatctctctctctctctctctctctctctctctctctctctctctctctctctctctctctcattttcattttattttattgaaatatctttcCCCTAATATttgtatcaatattaatattattatgctaGTTATATGACCAAATCCATATAGATCTTTGTCGATGAAAACCTGTATAGTAATTGCTGACTCTCGTTATTTCAGTAGCGAGAACTGAATTaatttccagttcattttaaaatgttatttgataCAGGCAAAAATCAATTGTCTTCACCTTCTGCAATTGATAACCGAGTACTTCTCTTTAAATTCAAACACGTGGGAACACAAAGActtccacgcacacacacacacacacacacacacacatatatatatatatatatatatatatatatatatatatatatatatatatatatatatatatatatatatatataatcgtttatataaatatatatatatatagatatatatatagatatattttagtatatatatagatatatatagttgacgtatatatatatatatatatatatatatatatatatatatatatatatgtatatatatataatttatatatatatgttatgcaatgaatttgaaagtatttctacagtgaataagtCATGAAATTCACAGATCGGGggagtttttgagagagaaaagagagagagcgagacggtgttgataactctgaaatgatgagccatgagaccaagtaaattgagaGTTTAACCACAACCAACGTCGAGTTATGGGTGCctaaggaggagttagaggaatgattatgaagtgaaaatggtcagcaaaattgacctgatttgtcctgtccaaaagtgggagttgaaattgaaccattaagattagactAGACTTCCTCAAAaaaggcggagttttattcaacataggtccagagttcattctgatcaatttttagttagagttaacttgaacccttTAGGCAAGATCTGTGTCGtttcctctctgacatcaagagaaatttcttagtccagtgtggctggctgTGTGAACGAttagtgttataagaataaaaatgtaaaagtgcccGGTCATCCATTAAGTCTCCCTCCTGAAATAGTTACATAAtgagaagaattatttaccaagtATCTTTTATATTATGATCCTATGAGTAATAATTTTTGTTCTCAAGCCCATGTTTGTTAACATCAACACAATAAAAAGAAGCAGAGTCATTTCAAACATTGGGAATCACACAAAACAACATAACGaagtgcatataaaatatatatatatatatatttatatatatatatatatatatatatatatatatatcataaataatgctatattatatatatatatgttgatatatatatatatatatatataaaaatatatatatatatatatatatatatatatatatatatatatatatatatatatatatatatatatatatatatatatatatatatatatatatatatatatatatatatatatatatatatatatatatatatatatatatatatatatatatatatatatatatatatatatatatatatatatatatatatatatgtatgagaattatatacatatatatatatatattatatatatatatatatatatatatgatatatatatatatatatatatatatatatatatatatatatatatgtgtgtgtgtgtgtgtgtgtgagaattatACTATAACAGCCCGGCGGTAAAAGCCCACttagaatggaaaataaagctGACAAAAGATCTTCCATGATAGACGTCAGACGTTGACCTTAAATCTCTTTTGTAGCCAGGATAGAGATTCAATATAATCATCAGTAACAGTttgtctcaataaaaaaaaataaatattccattttttaccGTCCTTGTGTTTCAGATCAATCTCCCAGTCTTTCGCTTCCTGTATTTATCATCGTTTTTGGAATTTAGATAAGGTTATTCATTTTTGGTGAATAATTGTTCCTcctcttgatatatttttcagcCACTCTCTTTGTACAAGTCAATTcgcaataaaattatttcatttttgtagttaacatttcatacaaagttgtgttaaataacaaaacaagtaaaaaattgtgttttctgtacagccgctacagcctatagtcaaggccaccgaaaatagatctatcttttggtggtctcgatataatgctgtatgagccgcggcccatgaaaatttaaccaaggcccggtggtggcctgtcctatatcgttgccagaagtacgatcatggctaactttaaccttaagtaaaaaaaaaaataccgagactagagggctgcaatttgggatgtttgatgtttggagggtggatgattaacattccaatttgcagccctctagcctcagtagtttttaagatttcagagtgaacagaaaaatgcagacagaaaagttcggacagaataaagcgcagacggacagacaaagttggcacaacagtgttcttttacagaaaactcaaagtaacgaaaaatataaagtacatttttataaattccattttcatattcatcCCATCTATATTcatcgtttacacacacacacatttgaaatTCACCAATATCAAGCCCAAAACATCGGTGAATGCTGAATTCACTACATGTTGGGAAAAGAGTATAGGTACCCAAAGAGAATATGACATAACAGAAAGGTGCTTCTGCGTTTCCTCAGGATTCTCATGAGCACTTATCAGTCATAGTTCCATATTAAACGATTctggtggcttaatatttgtgaatataaaaaaaggcacgAGCGTTGAAGCCATAATAAACATACagcacactcacacagacacacactcgcACTCAAGACACAACctcacagagacacacacacaataatatatatatatatatatatatatatatatatatatataaatatatatatatatatatatatgttatatatatatgtgtgtgtgtgtgtgtgtgtgtgtgtgtgtttatgatctGTAAAAACTAAATGCATTATGTGAAagctttctttaaataaaaacgaTATGGATAGCCATAACGTCATCGATAAATTTCAGGAAGAGTAATAATCAAGAAATGTCAAGGAAATAGGCAGCAATAACTCAGGGAATTCTGTCATTCCCTGCCTCACAAGGAGGGTAAACGTAATGTCCGTCATTTCCTGCCCTCACAAGGAGAGCAATTTCTGATGGAAATAATTCGTCACGAAGGTCGATTCATCAAGCGACGAAAAATAAATGGGGGGAATTGAGGCTCGTGGAAAACAGAAATGGTTCTGAGCGGGAAACAGTCTGAAGGTTTTTTGTAGTTCAGGAGAAGGGTTTCATTGTCTGGTCATTATatagttgaataaataaataagtatatgtatatatatatatatatatatatatatatatatatatatatatatatatatatatatatatatatatatatatatatatatgtatatatgtgtgtgtgtgtgtgtctgtgtgtatatgtatcctAGAAATTTTCTTGTTGCTGTCACCAAATATCCATCATATTCTGCCTGTGATAAGTAGGAAATAGTACATAAACTAATTTGTTCGAAACAACTCTCAAGGTTATTAACCTCAACAGACAGGCATTATAAGTAAGGAAGAGGTAACTCACAAACGTTCCACCCAGAGGTTCCATGAGCTTAACTTTAAATatagtgcatatatgtgtgtgtatatatatatatatatatatatatatatatatatatatatatatatatatatatatatatatatatatatatatatatatataaccagtgaACTCCTCGCTACTTCACGGTTCaactatcgcggattcacgacttcatggattttttccattacgtatgtatattataagagaaaatatatagcggattttccggaaatttcaaaaatagttgcgatatatgaagacccaaatatttcattaattccattaataattattaacatctgctagtactgttggttcattgcattatgacatataattcagtacaaaatgaagttaaacaaaaagatgcttcactgcatcgcggatttttcagaaatattcatcgaaaaattaaaattaaaaagtaccaccatatcggcagccatattatggaaacagcgatgtttcatcatgttacgttataagtacaatttccccgctcacgacgggaaaaacagtacagcagactcggtaatgatttatacctctcttgatggcgcggtggtaacgccccactggagtcgttgaatgggtccatgtcaagggttcaaggtcccagtggtacctgttcatttatcacttatataaattccccttcggtgataattctccatcgagatactcTATtctagcgtgaatttgatattaaaatcgatatacatatatatatatatatatacatatatatatatatatatatatatatatatatatacatatatatatatatataaatatatatatatatatatatatatatatatatataattatatatatgtaatatatatatatatatatatatatatatatatatatatatatatatacatatatatgtatgaatatacagtatatatatatatatatatatatatatatatatatatatatatagtatatatatatatatatatatatatatatatatatatatatatatatatatatatatatatatatatatacaaaatatatataatatatatgttttttttatactaatttatatatatatatatatatatatattatatatatatatatatatatatatatatatatatatatatatatatatatatatatatactgtacatataatggATCAGGGAAATGTATGAAACAAAATCACATTTCAGAAACACGATGCAACTAACTAATAATTCCTTCTACcattcttgtttttcattattatgatgaattttccCCCGCTATTGTGAGTCCGGCAATACTCTAATCTTCAAGACATGGTGGTAAATGTCACGATAGTAAGTCAccctgtgataaaaatttcattatatatatataatgtatatatatatatatatatatatatatatatatacacatatatatatatatattatatattatattatatatatataatatatatatatattatattatatatatatatatatatatatatatatatatatatatatatatatattatatatattcattgaataTTGATTTTGTGAGGTTAATTTtcctaactggcgaccttggttaTAATTTGTACAGCTTCAATCGTTGAGTTAATTCGTAGCTTCatcgacaggttacgtgtgttcttggcctTGTAAAAAGTTGTAAAgagtaataaaactgatataagTATCACACGTAacaatagatatattatatatatatatatatatatatatatatatatatatatatattatatatatatattatatatatatatatatatatatatatatatatatatatatatatatatatatatatatatatatatatatatatatatatatatatatatatatatattatatatatatatatatatatatatatatatatatatatattatatatatatattatatatatatatatatatatatatatatatataatatatatatatatatatatatatatatattatattatatatatatatatatattatatatatatatatatatatatatatatatatatatatatattatattatatatatatatattatatattatatatatatatatatatattatatatatatattatatatatatatatatatatatatatatatatatagtatatatatatatatatatatatatatatatatatatatatatatatatatatatatatatatatatatatatatatatatatatatatatatatatatatatatatatatatatatatatatatatatatatatatatatatatatatatatatatatatatatatatatatatatatatatatatatatatatatatatatatatatatatatatatatatatatatattatatatatatatatatattatatatatatattatatatatatatatatatatatatatatatatatatatatatatatgtgtgtgtgtgtatatatatatatattatataatatatctattattaCGTGTGAGacttggctgatcagtttattacttggtttacgtaatttttacaagGCCCTGCACGCCAAGAACACACGTGACCTGTCGAtgaagctacgaattaacctcaaagacagctgtttaaattaaCCACTGTCGTCAGTTAAGGAAAATTAACCTCagcaaagaatattcaatgaataaagactttacgataaacgtcgccaATTCCGGACGCAGGCGATCCCTACCCGTTAAGATGGTAgtgaaacacaacggctcttccgaacaatggattcgagacacaaagaatgcaaaagaattaaaatgacttgcttaccttccctaattcctagttactcttactggaataatttggatgaagctaaacaatataataattaggcttaatctagacttcgtaaaagcaatgTGTGCTTGGTAATCTACTGGGTGGCGGAAGAAGGGatcaaggaaaactgaaataaagtggaAGATAATAGTAATTCGACGAAGGCTGAactaaaattccagacttaccgttatacGAAGGTTGCTGCACATCAACTGTCGATCGGGCGCGCTGGGATTAATTCGCCATTTCACTTAGTAACATAGACAAAAGAAAGACGGAGAGACCAAGGAATTCCCAAGCCGGGAAAAAAGGCGTCCGCTCTCCTCGATAGTTAAATTCTCTCTGTCTTGTCTGACCAGCGCTGGATCAAAACAGGGGCAGCCGTTGATGCCCTCGgtgtctgaaattttgtcaacacatccgtccagcagaacaggtaaaaaaaagcttaaggccacctatcttaaagttgaatatggaaatttgctatgggggttaaatccctaatgctactgagCTCTTTGCTACAAcagacgttaaagtttgaactgtcgacgcttccctgtcttggtcagtctgatattactaaAACTAAATGTTCGAGGGTgaacagcataaatatttataaaagcttcccccttaagagggccttcactcccttttcgggcgtgaaggtctgtactaagcaagctgttcgcctcgactaggttactcttttcccctgagcagattttgtcctgtgtagcctacctagctacagaactacctaaccctagataggatatgagctataatcattactttacctaattctaacagtactagaaggtgcttacggttattatatgCTACCTCCAataatcatgatgttttagacctagcctagtggtacatcctatggtattccctagcctaacctatcctaacccgatcGTAGCACCAACATGAGAGTggatgttctaactaaattacaaagttttttttatgtttaatacaattagtaattaccagttaattcatgagagttgcctcatatgataaatgtttgcctcactgaggtcttaggccatgcgtgtcatgagcatagtggctcttttcacactAGTTAGAATTATTGAAGTTAGTTAtcctacttacatgattactgcggctcgttggtaagtggaaggaacaaggctactaatttgatgtaccgtacttaaggcggtctaggctatgtacaagaaaagagatcacactggctacctcctctgggcaaggggccaggatcactctaagatggtagagcactgtgccgagagggcactagtgccaggatgagcttatggctcggcaactattgggctctcttccgccccgtcttcttctttgggttcctccaaggcctatcagtatcaggcctaggaggtgatgagggcaccgactctggggataggccagaagggctagcgggcgtgaaGTCCGGGGCAACTTcataagctacaggagggctccctactccggctgctgcgacaaccggagcgagaacgatctcgacttctgcgtccgaggaggccagttcctggtcttccagagacgggGTAACATTTTGATCGTCCAGGGGTTCATCCCTTGGggtcagatttggtgaagaagaagtctTGGGTGCTGGAAGCTCTCCTGTTACAATGATCAAAGgcatggggaatcctgaatctcccggaggagaATTCACCTCATGAtctagacccggcataggggccttcttaattgatagctcaacgtccgtgacggatggagtgtggcactgctcagtgctcgtaGGTGGCACTGGCAACAGtggagggtcaggcatgcctgacaaggggtccggaggtacaatacctcgcggatgacttgaatttggctacggcagagattcctgccccagcaggagatcgtagcctctccgagagtcttgttcgggggcgtctgctgggcgttgcttacttgggcagccctcccacccaggagtggcctgtccgcttgcacgtcctgcaacggtactgctcctcctgaatatctcttcggggagagggaggacctcttggtgggccagcccttcgtgactggagagggctaggcctagaaTGGTTTGGTtggtgccccttccgctgaccactttggtgggcggaaggtgggggttTGTCTTTATCAGGTTCTacagatggggcctccgtggaggaggtaacgcggctgcaaagtggcgttggtaacgggcttacccagagaagatcccgacccaacaaggagtccactccgggccgaattccacccaccacgccaaggcggtggggtagcgtgccccaaggtgtcgtgacccgGAGCTTGAcagtgggaacggtaatggtgtggccctctatccactttatttcccaccgggttttttcgtcaaccatggcaccggctggcacttgggccctggcgatcaggctaatgtctgccgctgtgtctactgtgaccggaagggtcacaggcaggctagtgctctgaagaggggccaccgagatgaactggcattccagtctctcggggtaaaggatcccgTGCGGACCGGCCGCTTTTTCTGGAGATCTGTCTTGTGCTGCAAATCACGAAATATTGCCACTTCTTCACGTAGTTCATAAAGTCGGCCAAGCATGTTCCCCTTCGATAGCCACTGTACGTTTGTATGGAAAAGCAAGGCCTCATGTTCAGATTCCATATCCTTACACAACAGTGTGAAGAGACGACTGTTCAAGGATCCAGCTTTGATAAAGTTGACTAACTTAATGGCCACGTTCAGGACATCGCTCATTTCAGCAGGTAAAGTCCTGGATGCTAAGGCTTCTCGATGAAGTATGCAGTGTGTCCCTACAGCggatggatttttttctttcacccttGTTATGAACCCAGACTGCAGACCAAGCATGGCTGGAGCCCCATCAGTACACACCCCTACCAGCGACTCCCACGaaagatgattttcttgaaagaattttGATACATCTTGAAAAATATCTGCTGTTGTTGTACAACCTTCCATGGGGTGGCAGAAGAGCATTTCTTCTTTAACTCTGTTACCTGACACGAAACGAGCATACATCAGTAGCTGACAACACTGAGCGATGTCAGTCGTTTCGTCACACTGAATAGCACATACAGGAGAAGCTCTTACTTGGTCGAAAATTTGCTCTTTGATTTCTTGAGACATTTCATCGATCCTTC
It contains:
- the LOC136837825 gene encoding protein FAM200C-like is translated as MSQEIKEQIFDQVRASPVCAIQCDETTDIAQCCQLLMYARFVSGNRVKEEMLFCHPMEGCTTTADIFQDVSKFFQENHLSWESLVGVCTDGAPAMLGLQSGFITRVKEKNPSAVGTHCILHREALASRTLPAEMSDVLNVAIKLVNFIKAGSLNSRLFTLLCKDMESEHEALLFHTNVQWLSKGNMLGRLYELREEVAIFRDLQHKTDLQKKRPVRTGSFTPRDWNASSSRWPLFRALACL